TCAACTGAGGGGTCAAGAGTTACAattctcaaggacctaggttcaagcctccagtccttgcctgaaggaggaaagctttacaaatggtaacgcagtgctgcaggtgtctctgtgtctccctatctccccttttctttttattcctgcctgtctctatccaatcaataaataaagataataataaataaattttaaaagagaatatcAACTGAAAGGGAACCTGGTTGATTTGGAGCAAATGACTTATCTAAAAACTAactgaaaatgatttttttttaaagcagagcactgcttggcactggcttatggtggtgcgggggattaaaccagggactttgcagcctcaggcatgagattctctttgtataaccattatgctatctatcctccacccaTGAAATTATTTCCATCTTTCATTTTAATCCCATGTTATGCTTCTTAAGAGGTATTTGCTTCATCTGATGTAACATCTGTGGCAAATGGCAAAAGCACAAATGTATTTTGTATCTTAAAACAATTATAtgcttttgttattgataaaattGGGGGGCAAAGAACATTGTTTGGGCATAAGAAAGGATTCTTTAAATGCTGGAAGATATAGTAAACTTTCATATGATAGTTTTTCTCTTGGATTTAAAACAGTAATAATACGTTGCTGACAGACTAAttataaatgttttatatatcTTGTGCACGTGTACTCTTCTCTAAACCAATTTAATTCCCATTACTGCTAATCTTGTTAATGCTCATCCAGAGATGAAAAGGGTACCCTTAATAAACTATAGATTTAAGCTACTTAAAtagagaacagaaaaaagaagacaaaagaagGCATAAAAAAACCCCACTATATTAACCACATCAGTATATCTTAAGAGTATTTTCAAAAATCAATGAATGTTATATTTAATTGGtatgaataaaaatgggaaaaaacaaacTGACAATGTGTGTTGGTTCTACACCTATGAAAAACAAAGGCATTTTAAATGAATTGCTGATTTATTTTCAGTATTAGTTCCAAGGTTAGAAATGaaacattataaaaattaaacagtgataaactagtatagtcatgggccctttggaatataactaaaataggcctactaactatctacaaaacagagacccccccaaatcttcatctgcaatattctagcctttaggctcatgattactcaacaatgtgtttggctttatatgttaactctcttttcagccaccaggttccaggtgctaacatgatgccaattggacttccttgggcagacaatcccaccaatgtttcccggagccccacttccacagagccccaccccactagggaaagagagacaggctgtgagtatggatccacctgccaacactcatgttcagcagggaagcaattacagaagtcagaccttcctccttctgcaccccataatgaccctgggtccatactcctagagggataaagaatagaaaagctatcaggggaggggatgggaaacagagttctggtggtaggaattgtgtggagttgtatccctcttatcttatagtttttgtcagtgtttccttttataaataaaaattttaaaaaagagagaagtgagagagaaccaTGATTCTGCTGAGAGAGGGCAGATGTCATTTAGCATGCTTGCTATcagagggaagaagacagaaaaaaaaattctttgcttaaaagaaaaaaaaagtttcacactTGTAATTTTTGAAgtggattttctttaaaaaaaaaaaaaaactgaaacagtAAGTGAATTAGGCTCCGACCACATTGTGACCTGTTTCTAGTTAACTGCTCATCTTGTGCTTACTACTCtgtacccttaaccaggtgcaccatcacccgaccttccagataaacgattTCACGGGTCCCTAAGACTAGTTTGTAAAAGATGTACTGAGATGTGTGTGTTTTTCCTGAGCATTTGCAACTCCTGTGATTGAGTGCATCAAGTTCACCTGGAGCTGAGAAAGTAGTAGGATCTGCCCCTCTTAGAGCATCTCCTCGCTAGCTACCCAGTACTAAAAGTGCAGCTGGCCTATTTTCCATTCTCCTTGGAAGTGGcataagacagggagggagaggtagagaatggGGTTTGATCTAGAGTCCACCATCTCACTTTAGATAGGCTATCTAACACCTCTGAGACTCAGTTTCCTTTTATGTAACATGAGAACCATAATCTATACACCACATTGTCTTGTAaggatggggggaaaaaaaaggtattttatttGAAAGCACAGCAATGAAGTAGTAAACACACATACATTGTTATTAATAGGGAAATGGTTTTCAGAAAAAGTgcacaaagggaaaaaattaaaaaaggtaggCAGACATCAACTTTTGTCTGTAAGGAGATTTACTCTCAGGGTTTAAAGTTTTAATGACAATTGATATTCATACTTTGTATACAGAAGACATACcgttaaaaatgaaagaatttagATTAGTGaaatcccccctccttttttttttctccaaatgttTGATGTCGGTGTGTGAAGGCGAGAATAATCTCTacattcattgaaaaaaaaatactgaggacAAATAGTTTCAGAGCAAATATTAAACTGCCTTTCTTCTACCGattgataaaaaaatatattatatttcgataatttttatttatttattttaaattatattgttATCCATCCCAGCCAAAGTCATGCCCGGTCATCTGGTAGAACTTCAAGTTGAAAGGCCGGTAGAAGTCGCGCAGTCTCTGCACCACCTCTCGGTCGATCTCGGGGTGGGTCCTGCCCTTGGTCTTGCCCAGGCAGTGGGGTTTGCTGCTGCCCTCGGCCTTCTTCAGGCAGGGGAAGCCCTTGGTCTTGTTGAAGTAGAAGTGCTTGTCGGTGATGATCCTCTTGAGGCCCAGGAAGTCCTGCACGCGGCCCAGCTCGCCGGCCGGGTCGCTGATGAGCCGCTCGCCGCTCACGAAGAGCATCTGGCCGAGCGGGAAGTGGCGCAGCCAGTGCTCCAGGTGCTTGGCGTAGATGCCGATCTGGATGGCGCTCCACGACGTGTCGATGAGGCCCGTAGTTCTGTTTTTGAACGTCAAGCTCTCAAAGGTGGGGATGTCGGGCCGCTTGGAGAGCGTCTGCGTGTAGTCCGAGATGGCCCTGGTCACCGGGTCGCGCACCACCACGATGAGCTTGGTGTCCTTGGACATGGCGGAGATGCGGGCAGGTGCCTCCCGGGTGACAAAGTAACTGGGCGTCTTCTCCATGGTGATCTGCCCCTCCAGGGTCCTGGGCATCAGCTCcctggggagagagaacagaggctTCATCAGTGAGCATGGATaaaactcaaaaacaaacaaaacaacaacaacagcaaaacagttaagtgagataagttagaaaaaatagctgagtaagttgtggtctatatacacaatggaatactactcagctatatatatatatatatatactactatCAACCCACAACACTGTAAGACAATTAATCAATAGTTTAGGTAAATTAGAAGATTGTAATCAACATGATTACACTGCTAGGAAAAGGTATTAAAATgctttgagggagtcaggtgaagcgggttaagcgcagatggcgcaaagcacaaggactgtgcttaaggaacccagtttgagcccccgctccccacctgcaggggagtcacttcacaggtggtgaagcaggtctgtaaatgtctatctttctctccccctctctgtctttgcctcctctctccatttttctctgtcctatccaataataacaataatgacaacaataaaggcaacagcaagggcaagaaaatgggaaaaaatggcctccaagagaaatgaattcatagtgcaggcaccaagccccagcaataaccctggaggcaaaaaaaaaaagtacc
Above is a window of Erinaceus europaeus chromosome 12, mEriEur2.1, whole genome shotgun sequence DNA encoding:
- the HS3ST3A1 gene encoding heparan sulfate glucosamine 3-O-sulfotransferase 3A1 produces the protein MAPPGPAEPLSRSIFRKFLLMLCSLLTSLYVFYCLAERCQTLSGPAVGLSGGGGEAEAGALSPGYLAGGPRELAAWPAAAQTKRLLQLQRWRRRRPPAPRTADGDQPAWEEEPPGLAAGPGGSGAGSNVAEAPPPPPPGTLALLLDEGSKQLPQAIIIGVKKGGTRALLEFLRVHPDVRAVGAEPHFFDRSYDKGLSWYRELMPRTLEGQITMEKTPSYFVTREAPARISAMSKDTKLIVVVRDPVTRAISDYTQTLSKRPDIPTFESLTFKNRTTGLIDTSWSAIQIGIYAKHLEHWLRHFPLGQMLFVSGERLISDPAGELGRVQDFLGLKRIITDKHFYFNKTKGFPCLKKAEGSSKPHCLGKTKGRTHPEIDREVVQRLRDFYRPFNLKFYQMTGHDFGWDG